The DNA region TTTAATGTTAATAAATATTGATAAATTTCAAGAAATAAATGACCTTTATGGAGATGAAACAGGGAATAACCTTCTAGTTCATATCTCTGAACTATTAGAAGAAAATTCACCTAAATCTTCAAATTTATTCAAACTACATGCAGATGAATATGCCTTATATTATGAGCAAGATATATCACTTGAAGAGTTACAAAGTTTAGCTCTTTATTTAATAGAAATTATTGAAAAAAATATATTTGTAGTAAATGAAGGGAATGAAGCACATGTTAATGTATCAGTAGGAATTGCAGTTGGAAATGAAGCACTTCTTACAAATGCAGATATTGCTCTTAAAATTGCAAAAAGAAAAAGACAAAAATTCATTCTTTATGATTCATCAATGAAAATTGAGCATGAGTATGAACAAAACCTAAAATGGGGTAAAAAAATCAAAGATGCTATCAAGGATGATAGAATAGTTCCACTATTCCAACCAATAGTTAATACTCAAACTCAAGAAGTTATAAAGTATGAATCATTAATAAGATTAAAAGATGAATCAGGAGAGTTAATCTCCCCTATTCACTTCTTAGATTTAGCAAAAAAGAATAAACTTTATCCTCAATTAACTATGATAATGGTGAGAAAAACATTTGAAAAGTTTAGTAAAATAGATAAGAAAATATCTATAAACTTAAGTGTTGATGATATTTTAAATAAAGAAGTTTATGATTGTATAATGACTCATCTAAAAATATCAAATTTTGGGCAAAGAGTAGTTTTCGAACTAATTGAATCAGAAGGTATTGAAAATTTTGATGAAGTATTAAATTTTATTGAAGAAGTTAAAACTTATGGATGTCAGATTTCCATAGATGACTTTGGTACTGGATATTCAAACTTTGAATACCTGATGAAATTAAAAGTTGATTATATAAAAATAGATGCATCAATGATAAAAAATATTGATGTAAATAAAGACTCACAAATGGTAACAGAGACGATACTTGACTTTGCCAATAAGATGGGTATAGAAACAATTGCTGAATTTATTCACTCAAAAAATGTATATGAAAAAGTAAAAGAATTAGGAATACATTATGCTCAAGGTTATTACTTTGGGGAACCAATGAGTTTGGATTAGACTATAATTTTACACTTTAAATAATTTTTTAATTTATTTTTAGATAATATTTTCTATTACTTTTATAAAGGCTATTTTTATGTCTAGCAAGATAGAAAATATTACTAAACAACTGCGATCACAAATCAACCAAAACATAAAAGCAAGAATAAGACTAATAAACTATAGAAGTGACTTGCCAGATATACTAAATGAGAGTTTGAGTGTATATAAACTAAATGGTATTAGTAAAGTAAATAGTCCATATGAATTTGAAGTAGTATTTGTAAGTGAAGAGTTTATAGAAATAGAAGATATAGTAGATACAGATGTAGAACTAATAATACAAGATGAAATAAACCCAATAGATAAAAAAAGTATCTATGGAAAGATTTATGAAGCAAGTGAAGATAGTGTAGTAGCAAAAAAATACCTTTATAAAATAAAAATAGTATCTCCTTTGTATTATCTTGGATTAAATAATAGATATGAGATATATCATGAAAAAAAAGTAAGTACAATATTTAGTGAAATAATAAATAAATATAACCAACTGTTAAATATAAATGTAGATGTAAAAATAGATATAAAAAATGAAGTAACAAGAGAATATACAACCCAATATAATCAAAGTGATTTAGAATTTCTAACAATGCTATGTGAAGAAGAAGGTTATAGCTTTATAGTAGAATACTCATCAAATAATCCATATAATATAGTGCTTTGTAAACTAACAGAACATGCAATAATAAATAGCTATAGTAGTGTAAGCCAATTTAATCATAGTAAAAGATTCACAGCAACTAATATAATAGAAGATTATTATGATTACTCAAATCCAAGCTTGGAATATAAGATACAAACAGGAGCAGCAATAACTTCAAGTATTAAAGATAATCAATCAACAAGTCAATTAAGAGTAGATATAAAAAGGAATAACCTAAGAGATAAACTAAATGTTCTTGATGAGAGTCTTTATAAAGATTTGGATAAATATAATAAAATAGAAGCAAAAAGAGAATATGTAAAATCAAACTTGATAAAAGGAACTAGCCAAGAATTAGTAATAAATGATAGTTTGAATATAGAATTAGAAGATGAAAGAGCAAAAAAAGTATTTGATGTAATTATCCTTGAAGTAAAATATAATGGGATCTTTCCAAATGCATTGGATGAATATATACAAAATGTAAATGAAAAGAAAAAACATGAACTGCAATATGAAGTAGAATTTACTTCAATTCCAAAAGATATAGATTATGTTCCAGCATATACAATAATAAAACCAAAAATAAACTCAGTACAAACAGCAATAGTAGCAAGTAGTAATAGTAATACAAAAGAAGATGCGAATACAATAGATGTAGATGAACAAGGAAGAATAAAAGTATTGTTTCACTTTGAAGAGAATAAAACAATATCTTGTTATTTAAGATACTCAAACTTCTTTGCAGGTAATAATTATGGAGCACAATTTCTACCAAGAGTAAATAGTGAAGTAATAGTAAGTTTTGTAAATGGAGATGTAGATAAACCAATAATAATAGGAAGCTTGTATAATGGAGAGAATAAAGTACCATATAACCTTCCAAAAGATAAAACAAAGAGTTATATCAAAACAAACTCAATGCCACAATATGAACATAAACAAGGGTATAATGAGATACTGTTTGAAGATAAACAAGGTGAAGAGTTACTATCATTTAGAGCACAAAAAGATTTAAAAACCCATGTGTTAAATGATGAATATAAACATATAGAGAATAACTCAAAACTATTAGTAGAAAATGATAAAGAAGAGACAATTCAAAAAGACTCAATCATAACAGTAGGAGAAGAGGAAAGAAAGAGTATAAAAGCAAACAAGATTTTAACTGTTGAGAAAGAATCTATTACTACTATTAAAAATGATTGTGAAGAACACTATAAACAAAACTTAGAAACACTAATAAAACAAGATGAAAAGACATATTTAGAAAGAGATGTAGAACTTAGAATCAAAAATATCTTGCATAAATATATTCAAAAAGATGTATCTGATAAATTCTTACAAAATCTATTTGTAAAAATAGGAAAAGAACTAAGAGTTGATATAGAAGATGGATTTCATCTAAATACAAATGATTTAAAAGTGCAAGCTTCAGATAATTGCTTATTTGATGGAGCAAATGGTATAAGCTTTAAATGTGGAAGTAATATCCTAACAGTAGATGCAAGTGGTATTCACTTTAATACTCCAAACTTTGTAGATAATAGTGCTAATGGTGGAGTAAGTGTTGAGGATGTAATAAGGGATGAAGACATAATGAACGTAAGATTAAATGACTTAAATAACAATTATCTTACAAAAACAATTGATAAAGATGTAGTATTAAAAGCAGACACTACATTATCAGATGGAAGAAATATAAAAGTATCATTAATTATCTTAGATAAAGAAGGAAAAGAACTTGCAAGGCAAACAAAAAATACAACTATAAAAAACAAACGCATTTCTGAATATTTTGATAAAGAAGAAATTATGAAAGAACACAACCTTTCATATGAGGATATTTATGAAATTGAAGGAGAAGTAGAATGGTAAAATTACTTTTATCTAAGGACAATACTAAATGAACAAAAAATCACAAAAGAGTAAACATCCAAATGGTATTTTAAATGTATTAGTTTTAATTGCTGGAACTACAGACCCAGTTAATGCAAGTACAGAAAAAAGTAAATATGCAAATAGTTATACACAAGAAACTTCACAAGATTTAGCTTTACAAAATCATGAAAGTTATACTCAAGTACCAGTAAATTATTGGGATAAAGAGTTTAAAGAACAAATAGAAACCTTTGATGAAGAATATGTAAATTTGGTGCTTTTCCCATTTCATGGATGGACAGGTGATAATAGTAAAGAAAATAGAGAAATAGCAGGAGCATATTTAGTTAATAGACTTTGTGGTGCAAATGGTGAAAAAGCATACTATGAAGAAACTTGGCAAAATAAACCTATATATTTTCATCTTCTAGGACATTCTCATGGAGGAAATGTAGTTAATGAAATGACAAAACAAATTGATAAATTAGGTTCAAAATGGCCAAAAGATTGGAAAATTAAATCTCTCATTTATCTTTCAACACCATTTTTTAAAAAATTACATCAAGTAAAAGTAAATGAAAACTTTTTTCATAAAGATGCAGAAGTATTAAGCTTATACAATGACTTTGATTTAACTCAACGAATGTTAGCTGATTTTTCTATGGAAACACTTTCTGATGAGATTGAAAAGTTAGATACTAGTGGTTTATCTGATGTTATAGATGATTTTAAAACCTATGTTGAGTCTTTCCCTATTGATAATTTAAAAGATTATGGATGGGATAAAGGTTATCTTACTATGAGCTATCAAGATGGTTTAGAAGTTTATAATTATACCATAAAACAATTGTTACCCTCATTGAAAGATATTTTAGCTGAAATTGTAAGCATAATCAACCAACTTTCAGAACAAAAAACCTATGAAATAAATCATAAAGATTTAAAAAAGAAAATTGATAAAAAAGAGCATACTATTATAGAAGCCACAGAAGCTAAAAACTTAAAATCTTTTATACAGCTTATTGATACAGATATAAATGAAATAATTACAGATCTTAAAAAAGTTGTTGAAAATAATAAAAGTGCATCAACTTTTTCAAAACTTGAATACTTAAAAATACTTTTTGCAGATGCTGAAATTCAACTTATCCCTAATCTAATAGAGTTTTTAAATATAAATCCTGCAACACTACAAGGTGCAGGCAATCCTTTATGGAATACTCTTTATAAAATACTACAACATAATATTGCTTATTATGATAATACTTATGCTAAACCTGATATTCAGTTTGAAAATAGTTTTTTAAAAGATAAGATTACCAATATAAATGTAACAAATGATGATATATATAGCTCAAAAAAAGAATCTAAAAACTATTATGAGTTTATAAAATATATTGAAGAGATAGAAGAGCGATATGAAAAAAACAAAACTCAATTTAATCTATTAGATTTACTTTTTACTCTTATAGCTAATGATAAAAAAGCTAAAACCTTATTAAACACATTGCCAAGTATTATAAATAAAATTGACATAGTTGAATATATTGTTACAGGAGAAGCAGATAGAAGATTAAAACTTTTAAGAAAATTACTTACTAATATAAAAACTGTTTTTGATGTTAGAAGTTTTGGAGAGCTAGAAGATAGTTCACAAAAATTAATTCTTGAACAAGAAGAAAATAATAAAGATAGCAATCCATATAATGATACTTTAAAAAGAGGAAGTTTAATGTATTTTCTAATAGAATCTCACTCTACTAGCAGAAGAAGGTTTCATCAAAAAGTAAAAAAATTTTTAAAAAGATTAGGAGCAAAAAGATGACAAATAAATATATATGGCTTATTTTAAAGTTTCTTATTAGTGGAATCATATTATACGTAATGTACATAGATGTTATATTTATTATTGGATACGATGAATTAGAAAAAATTACAAAGATGGATACTGAAGAATTGATGACTTATACTCCAGAATTAGGCCTATTTAATTTGGGTTTTTTTGCTTTTGCAGGACTTTCAGAGTTTATTCTATTTTTTGGTAAAGTTTTTTTATTTTTTGTTCCTTTCTTAATTATAATATTAAATGTTATTCTAACAATTCTTATTTTTTTAGCAGTTCTTATTTTTAAAGAAAAACTTAAAATCTTAATTGTATCAAGTGCAATAATATTTATCTGTATTATGTTATTACTTAGTAGTTTTTAAACTAAAAAATTTGCATAAAATATTAAGATATAACGCAAATGCTTATGATAATACATACCAAACCAAATATTTAGTTTGAAAATCATTTTTTAAAGATAAGATTATAAAAGATATATCTACTTTAAAAAAATTACCAAAATTAACAATACTTGATATTTCCAATACACAAGTAACAGATGCAAGTGGAGTATTATCAAATACAAATGTCGATCCTAAATATTTAGCTTTCAGTGCAGATAATACACCACTTAAAATATGTTCTCCAAAATACTAAAGATATAAGAGAAAGAAAATCTTGTTTTGAAAAAGATGGTAAAACGTTAAAACCTTGGTGGAAAAGATGGTTTGGATTATAAAATATAACAGATAAATACTTGCAAAATCTATTTGTAAAAATAGGAAAAGAGTTAAGAGTTGATATAGAAGATGGCTTTCATCTAAATACAAGTGATTTGAAAGTGCAAGCTTCAGATAATTGCTTATTTGATGGAGCAAATGGTATAAGCTTTAAATGTGGAAGTAATATCCTAACAGTAGATGCAAGTGGTATTCACTTTAATACCTCAAACTTTGTAGATAATAGTGCTAATAGTGGAGTAAGTGCAAAAGATGTAGCAAAAGTAGAAATACCTAAACCATTATATGAAAAAGTAAGAGTAGTTGAACTAATTCCTACACTTACAAAACAAGATGATATAACACAAGTTTTAGAGTATGAAGCTATTGTCGAGAAGTTTTATAATGGTGTTTGGAGCAAAACTACTGATTTAACTCCTACTCAAGAAGCTCAATTACAATGGTATTTTATTAAAAACAATGATGAAGCAGACAAAGATATTTTAACAGATAATCCAACAAATGATAATATCACTATTAATGGATTAAAAATGAGTGTTACTTTAGAAGAAGAAAATATCTTTAAAATAGGACATGCACACTGTTTTGTAAGTAATAGTGAAGAAGAAGGATATACACAAACACAACTTGCAAGATATTTAGAAGTTGAAGACATACTTAGTTCTCATGTATCACAAGAAGAAGGTGAATGTATAGCTGTATTAAATGTAGAAGAACCAAGGCAAGAAGAGTTAGCACAAATTAGATGGCAAATTGAAGATACACCAAAAGATATTTATAATGGAAAAGAGACAATCATTCATAATCTAAAAGAAGAAAAAGTATATGAGATTAACTTCTTAGCATACATTGAAGGTAAAATTCAAGATGGTGCAAATAGTAAATTAACATATGATGAAAAAGGGAAATATATAAGTAGTTTAGGATTTGAAGATGATAACTAAGAAACTAGATGATAAGATAAAACTAACAGCAAAAACAGTAAATGTACAAATAGGACAAGAAGTAAAAGTAATTTTAAAACTTTTTGATAAAAATAAAAAAGTATTAGCACAAAAAGAGTATGAAGAGAAAGTACAAGAGAATACAAAAGTAGAGAAAAAATTTACAATCTTAAGCTTAGCAAATGAATTAAATATAGACTCTTCAAAAGTTAAATATGTTTCAGGATGGATTGATGCAGATAATGATGGAGAGATAACAAGAGAGTATGAAAAAGAAGTTTGGATGGAAGTAATTGAGGAGAAAATAACAGCTCTTTATTTTTCTTATAATCAACCTTCTAAGCCAACTGTTCATGAAGTAAAAGAAGGTGAGAATCTTTCTTTAATTGCCCAAAAATATAATACAACCGTAGAAGAACTAGTATCAGTAAATAAACTTGCAAATGCAAATATTATATATCCAAAACAATCTATACTTATTCATAATATAAATCAAGAAGAGGTAAATAGTATTAAACTTAATAATACATTTATTCCTTTAGGAACTAAAGTAAATGTTATAGCACATGGAACCAAAGGTTCAAAAGCTAAAATAAAAATTCTAGCAAATAATTCAAACTTTAACTTTTTAAAAGAAGAACAAGAGATAAGTGAATTTGATGTAACATTTGATGAAAATGGTCAATCAATAACACCAATAACTTTACGTCCTAAAAATATAAATGATTATAAAAGTCTTATAAATAAATTTATGCCAAAATTAGGTCAAGATATAAAAGAAGAAAAACTTATTTTAAAAGGTGAAATAAAAAAAGATAATTATCAATCTTCACTAGAAGTTGATGATATGAATACTATTGGATTATCTCACTATCAAACATATATAAAAAGTGCATATATTACAAATGCTTCAACAGGTAAAATAGAAGCAAAACTTACAGCAAAAAAGCAAGGTAATGATATAATCTTTCAAGACATAGAAGGACAAAATGTAGCAAGTACTCCACAAGATAAAGTAGCAAATGCACTTGGTAATATAAATAATGGCTTAGGTGGATTAGTAAAAGGTATGGAACATAAAAAAGGAAGCTTTGCATTAACAAATTCAAAAGGCATACATATCAAGCATTATGAAAGTGGATGGAGTGGAAATCAATATGTAAAAACATATAGTATGTCTAAATGGGCTAATGGACTTAGTAAGGGTACTTTTGTTATAAGTCTTGTTATTGGATATATCCAAATAGATTCAGCAATTGATAAAGATATGATAGAACTAAAGAAAAGAGGCATCAAAACATCAACTTTTATTGATGAATTTGGACAACATACAGAACAACAAATAGGAAGTACTGCTTTGGGATTTACAGGTGGGGTAATTCTTGGTCTAGTATCTCTACCCGCTAGCAGCAGCATGATAGTCACAGTTGGCACATTTATACTTATTAGTACATTTGTAGGTTGGACTCTTTCAAAAATAGGCGAAAAAAGTGTTGAATTATTTCAAAATATAAAAGGAAATACCATAATAAATAATTATCCACTAAAGGAAGAAAATTGAAAAAAATTGAATATTTTTATAATATAATATATTACTTTTTTTATAGAGCTTCTATTAAATTTGCTTTATTTGTTAGAGGACGATATAACCCTCTTATTTTTATTTTATATTTATTTTATAATATTCCTTATATAAGAAATAGATTTAAAGAAAAAGGTATATATGACCCACTTAAATGGCATTTAGGTTATGATAAAAAAGTGGAAGATACTTCCATTGGAAATCCAAAAGGAAGTGCTGGAACAATAATAGGTGCAGGCTTTTCAATTTCAATTATATTTTTCATTTACATGGGAATTTATCATATATTTAAATATTCATTATTTCCTACTTTTGAAGAACCACAGCATATGGATTTTATTATCCTTGCCATACTAGCTTTTTTAACTGATGTAATACTTTCACAAATTAATGATAAAGGTGAAAAATATATAAAAGAGTTCAATAAAAGAAAAGGTTGGTGGAGAACTAAGTGGAAAATTATCACTATATTAACTTTATTTTTAAGTCTTTGGTTTTGTTTATCTACCTCAAGTATTGGAAGTATTGGACGTTTTCTTATTAGTTTACATTCAAATGTTTAACCTAATTTATTAAAATTTTTTAAGGAAATTAGTTATCAATATAAAAGAAAAAATCACTAGAAGATGATATATAAAGAAATAAATTTTTTAAAAAGATGGTAAAACTTTAAAACCTTGGTGGAAAAGATGGTTTGGATTATAAGATGATAAGAAGCAAAGTATTTGAATCCATAAAAGTAAAAAGATATTTAATTATATTAGTAATAATTCTACTATTATCATCTTGTACTAATAGGGAAAATAAAATGAAAATAATTGCATACGGGACACCAGAATTTGAAGAATCTGTTAAAAAAGCTCCGATTAATCTAGAAAAAGCTTGGGACTTACAATTGAAATATTATGAAGAGAATGGAGAACAAATTATTGGTTCTCCCCTATTTTTTATTATAAATGATAAGTATATTTTTACTCCATATTATAATCCAAAAATTCCCGAAGTAAAACTTTCAGGAGTAAGTATTGATTCTCAAACAGGTGAAGCTACTTATGTAAATATGAAAGATAAACTTAAACCAAAATCTCAGTTTGGTTGGAGAAAGACTAAAGAATAAAAAGTTTAATAAAAGAGAAAGTTAGCAAAGAGCAAAGTAAAAATCATCACTATTGTTTAATCTAATTCTTTCTAACTTTTATCAAAATACTATTTTGTCTATCTCTAAAGATGATATTTTTATCATCTTTTTCAAAAAGTTTTTTGATAAAGCCATTTTCGTAGCTACTATTTAAATATCGTTTATTAAAACTTTTATAATCTAGACAACTAAAAGTATCGCTACATATTTGATTTTTATACATTTTTAGATTTAATATACTTTTACCAGCAGTAAAAATCTGAACTTGTGTATAGTCTTTATATCTATTAATAAATCCAGTATCATAAAATCTCATATTAGGAGTTTTTATAAGAATTGTAGCACTGCTACTTTTAACTGGTTGTTTTACTGCACAAGCACTGAAAAGTAAAGTAATGATTAAAAAAATATATTTATTTATAGCTTTTCCTTTTGTTTTGGATTATTTTACTATAATTGCGAAAAAATAAGATTAAAGGTTTGTTTTGTTAGTTCATATTTGTTGTTCAGTAGATAGCCACTACTTTTTAGAAAGAATCCAAGAAGAGTATCCAAATGAAGAGCTTGTTGGATATTTTTATGATCCAAATATTCATCCATATAGTGAATATAGATTAAGATATCTAGATGTAGAGTATTCATGTAAAAAGTTAGGGATTAAACTAATAGAAGGTGCTTACAATTTAGAAGAATGGCTAAAAAAAGTAAAAGGTATGGAGCATCTTCCTGAAAAAGGTGATAGATGTACAGTTTGTTATGATGATAGATTAGAAACTAGTGTAAAAAAAGCAATAGAATTAGGTCATGACAAGTTTACAACTACTCTTTTAATTTCTCCAAAAAAATCCCAAGAAAAACTTGAAAAAATTGGAGCAAAACTACAAGAACAAACAGGATTAGAGTTTATATTTAGAGATTATAGAGCTGGAAATGGTACCCAAATACAAGGAGAAGTTGTAAAACAACATTCACTTTATAGACAAAATTATTGTGGTTGTCTATTTGGTCTAACTCCACAAAGAGAAGCACAAAAAAAAGTAATGGATGAGATGTTTAATCCTATTTCAAATCAAATCCTTCCAGAATCAATTGAACAAAGACTTGAACTTTACAATAAAAGAAATGAGCTTGAAGATAAAAATGAACAATACAAAATAATCAAACAAAGATTTCTAAATTATCGTTTATTTAATGGAAAAGTTGATATAAATAAAAAAACAGTTCCATCATATTTTCTTTTTTATTCTACAATAAATAGAACAAAAACAAATGGAAGAGTTGAGTACGTTAAAGATGGTATTTGTTATTTAAATAGAGAAGAGATGAAAGTATTAGATATAAATACTTTTAATCAAATAGCACAAACTTCATATAAAAATGTAAAAGAGCTTATGTATAATCCTCCTATTATAAAAGAGGAACTAAAGATAAGAGATAAAATAGTAAATAATCCATATGATTTAAGTGCTGTAATTATTATTGATGAGATAATAGAAGGCAAATTTGATATAGAACTAAACACTATAACTTATGATGATGTAAAGGAAGAGATTATATGAAAATTTTAGTAAGTGCATTGGAAACTTCATCAAATATTCATCTAAAAGAGCTAAAAAAACATCTTGATGATGATATTGAACTTGTAGGAGTTTTTGATAAAGAATTAGGAAATCCACTTTATGATTTAACAGCTTTAGCCATTATGGGATTTGTAGATGCACTAAAAAAACTAAGATTCTTTTTTAAATTAAGAGATGAGTTAGTAGAACTTGCAAAGGATTGTGACAAAGTTTTACTAATGGATAGCTCAGGATTTAATCTACCTTTAGCAAAAAAACTTAAACAAACTTATCCAAATAAAGAGATTATTTACTATATACTTCCTCAAGCTTGGGCATGGAAGAAAAAAAGAGTTAAAAAACTTCAAGAATACTGCACAAAACTTTGTTCTATTATTCCTTTTGAGCAAGAGTTATACTCAAAAAAAGATATGATAAGTTATGTAGGTCACCCTCTTTTAGATGAAATAACTGAATTTAAACATGAATACAAACAAACAAATAAAATAGTTTTTATGCCAGGAAGTAGAAAAACAGAAATAACAAAGCACATGCCTATTTTTAGACAAATTGCAAAAGATCTTCCAAATAAACAACATATTTTAATTATTCCTTCAAAATTTGATGAAATGTATGTAAAAAAAACCTATGGGGATACAAGTGATTTTATTATTTCAAATGATGCACACCAAAGTTTAATTGATGCAGAATTTGGATTTATTTGTTCAGGAACTGCAACTTTAGAAGCAAGTTTAATTGGAACACCATTTGTTATGTCCTATGTTGCCAAAAAACTTGATTACTTTATTGGAAAAATGTTTGTAAAACTTCCATATATTGGTCTTGCAAATATATTTTTTGACAAAATGGGGAAAAATGCTATTCATAAAGAGTTCTTCCAAGAAGATGTTACAACTAAAAATCTTTTGGCAGAATATAAAAATATGGACAAAAAGCAATTTTTAAATAATTCAAAAGTATTAAGAGATTATTTGCAAAATGGTAGTTCAAAAAATGTTGCTCAAATAATACAAAACTAATTTTTTTTTTGATAAAATGTATGACTATTAAAAAGACACTAAATTAGGATATTAAGAATGTTAGACGTTATGGAAATTCAAGAGATTTTACCTCATAGATACCCATTTTTATTAGTTGATAGAATCACAGAAATGCAAGCAGGCAAAAGTATCACAGGATTTAAAAATATTTCTATAAGTGAACCTGCATTTATGGGGCACTTTCCAGGACACCCAATTTACCCTGGAGTAATGATTCTTGAAGGGATGGCTCAAGCTGGTGGAGTATTAGCATTAAAAAGTAATGACCTTTCAACAGAAGAGTTACATAATAAAGTTATCTATTTTATGAGTATAGACAAAGCAAAATTTAGAAACCCTGTTAAACCAGGTGATAAGTTAGAATATAGAATTGAAGTTTTAAAATTAAGAGGAAACTTAATTGTACTTGATGGGAAAGCTTATGTAGATGATAAGTTAGTTGCAGAAGCTGAATTAAAAGCAATGGTTGTAGATAAATAATTTTAGGTTTGATATGAATAATATTCACAAAACAGCAATAATTGAAGATGGTGCAATACTTGGAGACAATATAACTATTGGAGCATTTACAGTTATTGGAAAAAATGTAAAAATTGGTGATGGAACAAATATTGGTTCTCAT from Malaciobacter molluscorum LMG 25693 includes:
- the lpxB gene encoding lipid-A-disaccharide synthase; this translates as MKILVSALETSSNIHLKELKKHLDDDIELVGVFDKELGNPLYDLTALAIMGFVDALKKLRFFFKLRDELVELAKDCDKVLLMDSSGFNLPLAKKLKQTYPNKEIIYYILPQAWAWKKKRVKKLQEYCTKLCSIIPFEQELYSKKDMISYVGHPLLDEITEFKHEYKQTNKIVFMPGSRKTEITKHMPIFRQIAKDLPNKQHILIIPSKFDEMYVKKTYGDTSDFIISNDAHQSLIDAEFGFICSGTATLEASLIGTPFVMSYVAKKLDYFIGKMFVKLPYIGLANIFFDKMGKNAIHKEFFQEDVTTKNLLAEYKNMDKKQFLNNSKVLRDYLQNGSSKNVAQIIQN
- the fabZ gene encoding 3-hydroxyacyl-ACP dehydratase FabZ; the protein is MLDVMEIQEILPHRYPFLLVDRITEMQAGKSITGFKNISISEPAFMGHFPGHPIYPGVMILEGMAQAGGVLALKSNDLSTEELHNKVIYFMSIDKAKFRNPVKPGDKLEYRIEVLKLRGNLIVLDGKAYVDDKLVAEAELKAMVVDK